Proteins encoded within one genomic window of Hemitrygon akajei chromosome 13, sHemAka1.3, whole genome shotgun sequence:
- the LOC140737537 gene encoding interleukin-8-like translates to MERTATVTILILLLCAIAAQGVPIPGAEGRCKCVQTSFDVIHPKFIRSLKYIPSGSHCERAEIIVTLRNEKKVCVDPDAKWLQALMRAMKGGKKHK, encoded by the exons atggagagaacAGCCACTGTAACCATCCTCATCCTCCTTCTGTGTGCCATTGCTGCACAGG GTGTTCCGATTCCAGGAGCGGAAGGACGCTGCAAATGCGTTCAGACCAGCTTCGATGTTATTCATCCGAAGTTCATCAGGAGCTTGAAATACATTCCCAGTGGATCGCACTGTGAGAGAGCAGAGATAAT TGTCACCCTGAGAAATGAGAAGAAAGTGTGTGTGGATCCTGATGCCAAGTGGTTACAGGCTCTCATGAGAGCCATGAAAG GAGGCAAAAAACACAAGTGA